One Anolis carolinensis isolate JA03-04 chromosome 4, rAnoCar3.1.pri, whole genome shotgun sequence DNA window includes the following coding sequences:
- the pcdh12 gene encoding protocadherin-12 has product MGLIISLCKREKPGTMAYNCREAEQVYSQQLLKKPPKPIEKADICIVPVMRQEDAKQPEAEVEALPETIWTDCLGKTCHMTPTLYRTLRNQQNQISFVDRSERFALPAMPAQHRPFPALKTGNSCAQDVQPTGQKAYSVSWPKGPLSEIAPQCQGRLISKASPEDAHSRRHILKSLVRLSMAALAEQVPGGQLSIESAPVQQISQLLSLLHQGQVQPKPNHRGNKYTAKHVCCRNPHPDVEHLITKENNENRHHDLELLGEELGNLLDCPSGLGLDQQTEADPAWMSRLSIPLSVDYKDNVVSPSALLFPVSQETTNRDESHTFETFGKAKGCKLNTAEPRLASTFLSEMGTLFEIILAQNPRPETDSSLGFLQQVSICNKTQNLDRDALGAKSNRPLGHRIT; this is encoded by the exons ATGGGCTTGATTATATCTTTGTGTAAAAGGGAGAAGCCTGGTACTATGGCCTACAACTGCCGGGAAGCAGAACAAGTGTATAGccaacagctgctgaagaagcctCCCAAACCTATTGAGAAAGCAGACATCTGTATAGTGCCCGTAATGCGGCAGGAAGACGCAAAACAACCAGAGGCTGAAGTAGAGGCTCTGCCAGAAACTATTTGGACCGATTGCTTGGGAAAGACATGCCATATGACTCCAACTTTATACAGGACCCTGAGGAACCAGCAAAACCAAATCAGCTTTGTTGATCGAAGTGAACGATTTGCTCTCCCTGCTATGCCTGCGCAGCACAGGCCTTTCCCTGCTCTGAAGACTGGAAATTCTTGTGCTCAGGATGTGCAGCCCACTGGTCAAAAGGCCTATTCTGTTTCTTGGCCCAAGGGCCCTTTATCAGAAATTGCCCCACAATGCCAAGGCAGGCTGATTTCCAAGGCAAGCCCAGAGGACGCTCACAGTCGCCGACACATCTTAAAGAGCCTGGTAAGGCTCTCCATGGCTGCACTTGCTGAACAAGTCCCTGGAGGACAGTTAAGCATCGAATCAGCCCCTGTACAG CAAATCTCGCAGCTGCTGTCTCTTCTGCATCAGGGCCAAGTGCAGCCTAAACCCAATCACCGAGGGAATAAATACACTGCCAAACACGTCTGTTGTAG GAACCCTCATCCAGATGTGGAGCACCTCATAACTAAGGAGAACAATGAAAATAGGCATCATGACCTGGAACTGCTAGGAGAAGAACTTGGGAACCTTTTAGATTGTCCATCAG GGCTTGGCCTGGACCAGCAGACTGAAGCAGACCCAGCATGGATGAGCAGGCTATCCATTCCTCTCTCAGTTGACTACAAGGACAATGTTGTCTCCCCCAGTGCTCTATTGTTTCCAGTGAGTCAGGAAACCACAAACAGAGATGAATCTCACACTTTTGAGACCTTTGGCAAAGCAAAAGGATGTAAATTGAACACAGCAGAGCCTAGGCTGGCAAGCACCTTCCTCTCTGAAATGGGCACTCTGTTTGAGATTATTTTGGCTCAGAATCCCAGACCCGAAACTGATTCATCATTGGGCTTCTTGCAGCAAGTGTCAATTTGTAACAAAACGCAAAACCTGGATAGAGATGCTTTGGGAGCTAAGAGTAACAGGCCTTTGGGCCATAGAATAACTTGA
- the dele1 gene encoding death ligand signal enhancer isoform X1 gives MLWRLLWSLSRGVRPFGGGAGLSRPRLVAPAQAPEGEPARPENRHQERKAGGYGNLSHVYSPLDAFTLSTLAVLTLELVKQVRQLSSVQPGRRDAGVRKLEGPFAVLPQHQHSEAPTTPPSCSSGQEEQEVFIGVGSGCELKNPPSNKRSQPKEYQLPSNTGSFFFASSTDLEPDLCQLHLQGNVAEVSVNEAASQMEQVIQTSISMAFNILGLQYMQEGQHKMAFSCFKLAADKNYSKAQFNVAVCYEHGRGTKKDITKAVLYYQRAALQGHALAQYHYARWLVCNCPSRDSNGNIKKPVDLLSQIATPRLTQNSLRRHHLDVRNENDLGIHRRRQQQADSTSCKAAQKRMKVTVQEEIAGMERWRPLVQAVGTFSSSPCLQDLGQPVFDVLRSWSTGNLRDGASGYINCMHSPVFSDGLTLKLPSLAWSPGAIIS, from the exons ATGTTGTGGCGCTTGCTGTGGAGCCTCAGCCGAGGAG TGAGGCCTTTCGGAGGAGGAGCCGGTCTCTCCCGCCCGCGCCTCGTGGCCCCGGCCCAGGCCCCTGAAGGGGAGCCCGCCCGCCCCGAAAACAG GCATCAAGAGCGCAAAGCTGGTGGATATGGGAACCTCTCACATGTCTACAGTCCCTTGGATGCCTTTACCTTG AGTACTCTGGCTGTTCTTACTCTGGAGTTAGTCAAGCAGGTCCGGCAGCTGAGTTCTGTGCAACCAGGCAGAAGAGATGCCGGAGTTCGAAAGCTGGAGGGCCCATTTGCTGTTCTGCCTCAGCATCAGCACTCAG AAGCTCCCACAACACCACCTTCTTGCTCCAGTGGCCAAGAGGAACAAGAGGTTTTCATAGGAGTGGGCTCTGGATGTGAACTGAAGAATCCACCTTCCAATAAAAGATCACAGCCTAAAGAATATCAGCTTCCTTCAAACACAG ggAGCTTCTTCTTTGCATCTAGTACAGACCTTGAACCAGACTTATGCCAATTGCATTTGCAG GGcaatgtggcagaggtgtctgtTAATGAAGCTGCTTCTCAAATGGAACAGGTGATTCAAACCAGCATTTCCATGGCATTCAACATTCTCG GGCTTCAGTACATGCAAGAAGGGCAGCACAAAATGGCTTTTTCCTGTTTCAAGCTGGCTGCGGACAAGAACTACAGCAAAGCCCAATTCAACGTAGCAGTCTGCTATGAACATGGAAGAGGCACCAAGAAGGACATTACCAAG GCAGTCCTCTACTATCAACGGGCCGCTCTCCAAGGGCATGCCTTGGCCCAGTATCACTATGCCAGATGGCTTGTTTGCAATTGCCCCTCTAGAGACAGCAATGGAAATATAAAGAAACCAGTTGATTTGCTGAGCCAGATAGCCACACCAAGGCTAACCCAG AATTCCTTGagaaggcatcatttggatgttcGCAATGAGAATGACCTTGGAATCCACAGAAGACGTCAGCAGCAAGCAGATAGTACAAGCTGCAAGGCTGCACAGAAGAGAATGAAAGTAACAGTGCAGGAGGAGATAGCAG GTATGGAGAGATGGCGTCCGTTGGTACAAGCAGTGGGAACTTTTTCATCCAGTCCCTGTCTTCAGGACCTAGGCCAGCCAGTCTTTGATGTACTTCGTTCCTGGAGCACAGGAAACCTCAGAGATGGAGCAAGTGGCTACATAAACTGTATGCATAGTCCTGTTTTCTCAGATGGCCTCACCCTCAAACTGCCATCCTTGGCTTGGTCCCCAGGAGCAATAATAAGCTAG
- the dele1 gene encoding death ligand signal enhancer isoform X2: MLWRLLWSLSRGVRPFGGGAGLSRPRLVAPAQAPEGEPARPENRHQERKAGGYGNLSHVYSPLDAFTLSTLAVLTLELVKQVRQLSSVQPGRRDAGVRKLEGPFAVLPQHQHSAPTTPPSCSSGQEEQEVFIGVGSGCELKNPPSNKRSQPKEYQLPSNTGSFFFASSTDLEPDLCQLHLQGNVAEVSVNEAASQMEQVIQTSISMAFNILGLQYMQEGQHKMAFSCFKLAADKNYSKAQFNVAVCYEHGRGTKKDITKAVLYYQRAALQGHALAQYHYARWLVCNCPSRDSNGNIKKPVDLLSQIATPRLTQNSLRRHHLDVRNENDLGIHRRRQQQADSTSCKAAQKRMKVTVQEEIAGMERWRPLVQAVGTFSSSPCLQDLGQPVFDVLRSWSTGNLRDGASGYINCMHSPVFSDGLTLKLPSLAWSPGAIIS; encoded by the exons ATGTTGTGGCGCTTGCTGTGGAGCCTCAGCCGAGGAG TGAGGCCTTTCGGAGGAGGAGCCGGTCTCTCCCGCCCGCGCCTCGTGGCCCCGGCCCAGGCCCCTGAAGGGGAGCCCGCCCGCCCCGAAAACAG GCATCAAGAGCGCAAAGCTGGTGGATATGGGAACCTCTCACATGTCTACAGTCCCTTGGATGCCTTTACCTTG AGTACTCTGGCTGTTCTTACTCTGGAGTTAGTCAAGCAGGTCCGGCAGCTGAGTTCTGTGCAACCAGGCAGAAGAGATGCCGGAGTTCGAAAGCTGGAGGGCCCATTTGCTGTTCTGCCTCAGCATCAGCACTCAG CTCCCACAACACCACCTTCTTGCTCCAGTGGCCAAGAGGAACAAGAGGTTTTCATAGGAGTGGGCTCTGGATGTGAACTGAAGAATCCACCTTCCAATAAAAGATCACAGCCTAAAGAATATCAGCTTCCTTCAAACACAG ggAGCTTCTTCTTTGCATCTAGTACAGACCTTGAACCAGACTTATGCCAATTGCATTTGCAG GGcaatgtggcagaggtgtctgtTAATGAAGCTGCTTCTCAAATGGAACAGGTGATTCAAACCAGCATTTCCATGGCATTCAACATTCTCG GGCTTCAGTACATGCAAGAAGGGCAGCACAAAATGGCTTTTTCCTGTTTCAAGCTGGCTGCGGACAAGAACTACAGCAAAGCCCAATTCAACGTAGCAGTCTGCTATGAACATGGAAGAGGCACCAAGAAGGACATTACCAAG GCAGTCCTCTACTATCAACGGGCCGCTCTCCAAGGGCATGCCTTGGCCCAGTATCACTATGCCAGATGGCTTGTTTGCAATTGCCCCTCTAGAGACAGCAATGGAAATATAAAGAAACCAGTTGATTTGCTGAGCCAGATAGCCACACCAAGGCTAACCCAG AATTCCTTGagaaggcatcatttggatgttcGCAATGAGAATGACCTTGGAATCCACAGAAGACGTCAGCAGCAAGCAGATAGTACAAGCTGCAAGGCTGCACAGAAGAGAATGAAAGTAACAGTGCAGGAGGAGATAGCAG GTATGGAGAGATGGCGTCCGTTGGTACAAGCAGTGGGAACTTTTTCATCCAGTCCCTGTCTTCAGGACCTAGGCCAGCCAGTCTTTGATGTACTTCGTTCCTGGAGCACAGGAAACCTCAGAGATGGAGCAAGTGGCTACATAAACTGTATGCATAGTCCTGTTTTCTCAGATGGCCTCACCCTCAAACTGCCATCCTTGGCTTGGTCCCCAGGAGCAATAATAAGCTAG
- the dele1 gene encoding death ligand signal enhancer isoform X3, with product MLWRLLWSLSRGVRPFGGGAGLSRPRLVAPAQAPEGEPARPENRHQERKAGGYGNLSHVYSPLDAFTLSTLAVLTLELVKQVRQLSSVQPGRRDAGVRKLEGPFAVLPQHQHSGSFFFASSTDLEPDLCQLHLQGNVAEVSVNEAASQMEQVIQTSISMAFNILGLQYMQEGQHKMAFSCFKLAADKNYSKAQFNVAVCYEHGRGTKKDITKAVLYYQRAALQGHALAQYHYARWLVCNCPSRDSNGNIKKPVDLLSQIATPRLTQNSLRRHHLDVRNENDLGIHRRRQQQADSTSCKAAQKRMKVTVQEEIAGMERWRPLVQAVGTFSSSPCLQDLGQPVFDVLRSWSTGNLRDGASGYINCMHSPVFSDGLTLKLPSLAWSPGAIIS from the exons ATGTTGTGGCGCTTGCTGTGGAGCCTCAGCCGAGGAG TGAGGCCTTTCGGAGGAGGAGCCGGTCTCTCCCGCCCGCGCCTCGTGGCCCCGGCCCAGGCCCCTGAAGGGGAGCCCGCCCGCCCCGAAAACAG GCATCAAGAGCGCAAAGCTGGTGGATATGGGAACCTCTCACATGTCTACAGTCCCTTGGATGCCTTTACCTTG AGTACTCTGGCTGTTCTTACTCTGGAGTTAGTCAAGCAGGTCCGGCAGCTGAGTTCTGTGCAACCAGGCAGAAGAGATGCCGGAGTTCGAAAGCTGGAGGGCCCATTTGCTGTTCTGCCTCAGCATCAGCACTCAG ggAGCTTCTTCTTTGCATCTAGTACAGACCTTGAACCAGACTTATGCCAATTGCATTTGCAG GGcaatgtggcagaggtgtctgtTAATGAAGCTGCTTCTCAAATGGAACAGGTGATTCAAACCAGCATTTCCATGGCATTCAACATTCTCG GGCTTCAGTACATGCAAGAAGGGCAGCACAAAATGGCTTTTTCCTGTTTCAAGCTGGCTGCGGACAAGAACTACAGCAAAGCCCAATTCAACGTAGCAGTCTGCTATGAACATGGAAGAGGCACCAAGAAGGACATTACCAAG GCAGTCCTCTACTATCAACGGGCCGCTCTCCAAGGGCATGCCTTGGCCCAGTATCACTATGCCAGATGGCTTGTTTGCAATTGCCCCTCTAGAGACAGCAATGGAAATATAAAGAAACCAGTTGATTTGCTGAGCCAGATAGCCACACCAAGGCTAACCCAG AATTCCTTGagaaggcatcatttggatgttcGCAATGAGAATGACCTTGGAATCCACAGAAGACGTCAGCAGCAAGCAGATAGTACAAGCTGCAAGGCTGCACAGAAGAGAATGAAAGTAACAGTGCAGGAGGAGATAGCAG GTATGGAGAGATGGCGTCCGTTGGTACAAGCAGTGGGAACTTTTTCATCCAGTCCCTGTCTTCAGGACCTAGGCCAGCCAGTCTTTGATGTACTTCGTTCCTGGAGCACAGGAAACCTCAGAGATGGAGCAAGTGGCTACATAAACTGTATGCATAGTCCTGTTTTCTCAGATGGCCTCACCCTCAAACTGCCATCCTTGGCTTGGTCCCCAGGAGCAATAATAAGCTAG